The Toxoplasma gondii ME49 chromosome III, whole genome shotgun sequence genome includes a window with the following:
- a CDS encoding SRP72 RNA-binding domain-containing protein (encoded by transcript TGME49_275802), with product MAAEAGKKKSEPLSPDEVTDLFRRLDDLLRQENYEQALKVCSKLSLDEDSGRSRLFCLLQLGRWSAATELVKTLKKIKVEEEGAEAAARAYLFEEAYCLYRLNRPQKALELLEKNARIVDALPPEERLRVTHLKAQTLHRLGSYGACRAIYEELLQDDLDNEALLVNFLSATVCCGETHATRDSLVPAKLWRHVERNLGITYELPFNAACVRLLEGRLDDADVLLQQARELCAEECGVEEEALSQGDLAGVLVQEAFLRDLQGRGEEASALYSRLLQKVAEERTAGEGPEEVDVAVLTVAQTNAFVHDARRRLTETGERSEDSSFARSGGCTLDDAIKRLARGTGQALDQKLTTAQALTLAVNRCVAFILAGRLEEARRLLAASSARFGPRQPKLILLRAALQLASGRPAKAEEQLRHLLSSSSPSSPSVSLPPAEEIRVNLALAALRLEQGDSAGASSVLAAARARLQSMSEDCPEKSAATDRLSLLRDLVAMQQRAGDAEGAIQSLEAEQTAWKDKSSGDSGARFAVSVLLTSASACAALGHWAAAGQKCREVLAQTQATSPEYLRALVGAVHASSFSSSSEPDAKFLRELRQRIPQRILLLDSDEVEKQDVTACAPRKTKESRPSAGDAEAEKKKKKRKPRWPKGFDPNEPHLPPDPERWLPKCERTGYKKMLRRRKEAGRGGAQGAVAPGTAEATTGFRNAGPSTAKTEAAKDKNVGSRKKRGTRK from the exons ATGGCGGCCGAGGCAGGCAAAAAGAAGTCggagcctctgtctccagacgAAGTGACAGATTTGTTTCGCCGCCTCGACGACCTTCTTCGGCAAGAAAACTACGAGCAGGCCCTTAAGGTCTGCAGCAAAC TCTCCCTCGACGAAGACAGCGGCCGGAgtcgcctcttctgcctgcTGCAACTCGGGCGCTGGTCTGCAGCGACGGAGCTGGTGAAGACTCTGAAGAAGATcaaagtggaggaagaaggcgcggaggcggcggcgcgcgCGTACCTTTTCGAGGAAGCCTACTGTCTGTACAGGTTGAATCGCCCCCAAAAAGCGCTCGAGCttctggagaaaaacgctcGGATTGTCGACGCGCTCCCCCCGGAAGAACGCCTCCGCGTCACGCACTTGAAGGCGCAGACG ctccACAGGTTGGGCAGCTACGGCGCATGCCGCGCGATCTACGAAGAGTTGCTGCAGGACGACCTCGACAAT GAGGCGTTGCTGGTGAACTTCCTCTCCGCGACCGTCTGCTgcggagaaacgcatgcgactCGAGACTCGCTGGTTCCTGCGAAATTGTGGAGGCATGTCGAACGCAACTTGGGAATCACGTACGAACTGCCGTTCAACGCCGCCTGCGTCCGCCTCCTGGAGGGCCGCCTCGACGATGCAGACGTCCTCCTTCAGCAAGCGCGAG AGCTCTGCGCAGAAGAGTGTGgcgtcgaggaagaggctTTGAGTCAGGGAGACTTGGCAGGCGTCTTGGTGCAGGAAGCGTTTCTGCGAGATCTGCAAGGtcggggagaagaggcgagtgcGCTCTACTCCCGTCTGCTCCAGAAAGTAGCGGAAGAGCGAACTGCGGGCGAAGGACCGGAAGAGGTCGACGTAGCAGTTCTCACAGTCGCACAGACAAACGCGTTCGTCCACGACGCCCGCAGGAGGCTGACCGAGACAGGCGAACGCAGCGAGGACTCCAGTTTCGCGCGCTCAGGTGGATGTACTCTCGACGACGCCATCAAGCGTCTTGCGCGAGGCACTGGACAAGCACTCGACCAGAAACTCACCACGGCGCAG GCTTTGACGCTGGCGGTGAATCGCTGCGTGGCTTTCATTCTCGCCGGGAGA CTGGAAGAGGCGCGGAGATTGCTGGCGGCATCGAGCGCCAGGTTCGGTCCCAGACAGCCAAAGTTGATTCTCTTGCGAGCGGCGCTTCAG ctgGCCTCTGGTCGTCCAGCAAAGGCCGAAGAACAGCTGCGAcatctcctctcctcttcttctccttcgtctccttccgtttctctgcctcctgcgGAGGAGATTCGGGTGAACCTGGCGCTTGCGGCGTTGCGCTTGGAGCAGGGCGACTCTGCGGGAGCGTCTTCTGTCCTCGCTGCAGCTCGCGCTCGTTTGCAGAGCATGTCGGAGGATTGTCCAGAGAAGTCGGCTGCGACCgatcgtctctctcttttgcgaGACCTCGTGGCGATGCAGCAGcgcgcaggcgacgcggaggGGGCCATTCAGTCTCTGGAGGCGGAGCAAACAGCCTGGAAAGACAAGAGTTCG GGCGACTCCGGCGCTCGCTTTGCAGTGTCTGTTCTCTTGACTTctgcgagtgcatgcgcggcgctGGGCCACTGGGCGGCGGCTGGCCAGAAGTGCCGAGAAGTTTTGgcgcagacgcaggcgacTTCTCCCGAGTATCTGCGAGCTCTCGTCGGagccgtgcatgcgtcgtctttctcgtcttcttcggagcCGGACGCCAAGTTTCTCCGGGAGCTCAGACAGCGCATCCCGCAGAGAATTCTCCTGCTGGACAGcgacgaagtcgagaagCAAGATGTGACGGCGTGTGcgccgaggaagacgaaggagagcagaCCGAGTGCCGGAGATgcagaggctgagaagaaaaagaagaaacgaaagccGCGCTGGCCGAAGGGATTCGACCCGAACGAACCTCACCTGCCGCCGGATCCGGAGAGATGGCTGCCCAAATGCGAACG
- a CDS encoding EGF family domain-containing protein (encoded by transcript TGME49_275790~Predicted trans-membrane domain (TMHMM2.0):476-499), protein MFNMSAAHVAHVWAVRSSRPDSQPRPNTASGGREYCLRTAPALSRRPSILGLQAVCGMPPRRKSPFFLCLSYGLCICSLLFLLRSADPSTALHAPPPPSGTEPSSRPSRRPSRPNHSPTANANQSTTSNSLAATNENSNSGGETDNGSGTSTSTVSTTESTDSSSASPETFILPKTAEWVCRNAESGEGCGPYFNVKLNGVGAHCPADECCSKYRHGCTKLPLHCEIANTQYLPDFSYGKCSEAAQCWQCGPNAKCKVVSGRNGGVYCDCLPPFVGKGGNCTLETCQSVNPCGAGTCVSLENAKTDYTCKCNPGFTLLDNSAKSLPPVCVDVCLLNSCGEDAAVKKCVAGNDDYMCICNPGYRLVTLAGGIRKCLPFDPCEVNPCGPSNAVESCTADGLSYKCTCKEGYVERYTERQAMCIEEARCHPPFCRETPPPKIPIPTTSTTTSTPGSNSSTSPNKPGDGNAADDETDVAMIVGASVGGVVGFLALACVAYWCIRSRSDKNPRDDAKNTEKDELIPRTREGIFGDLVDDEGKPLDDAVDADWERRRRTREASEASSASSSSSSSSSSSSSSASSASSASSASSASRSSSRDSRRDSVSTRRTSSSSSIA, encoded by the coding sequence ATGTTCAACATGTCAGCAGCTCACGTCGCCCACGTCTGGGCTGTCCGGTCTTCGCGGCCAGATTCGCAGCCACGTCCAAACACCGCAAGTGGCGGTCGCGAGTACTGCCTCCGTACCGCGCCAGCGCTTTCAAGAAGACCGTCAATTCTTGGTCTCCAGGCAGTTTGCGGAATGCCCCCGCGCAGAAAatctcccttcttcctctgcctttcctACGGCTTGTGTATCTGCTCACTCCTCTTTTTACTCCGTAGTGCGGACCCGTCCACTGCCTTGCACGCACCGCCGCCTCCGAGCGGCACGGAACCTTCTTCCAGGCCCTCCAGGAGGCCTTCCAGACCGAATCATTCCCCCACGGCAAATGCCAACCAATCCACAACCTCCAATTCATTAGCCGCCACGAACGAAAACTCCAACTCTGGCGGTGAGACAGACAACGGCTCCGGTACTTCGACGTCTACGGTGTCTACGACAGAGTCGACGGATTCGTCGAGCGCAAGTCCGGAAACATTCATCTTGCCTAAGACCGCGGAGTGGGTGTGCCGGAACGCGGAGTCTGGGGAAGGGTGCGGTCCGTACTTCAATGTGAAGCTGAATGGAGTCGGAGCACACTGTCCGGCAGACGAGTGCTGCAGCAAATACCGGCACGGCTGCACCAAGCTTCCGCTGCACTGCGAGATCGCGAACACGCAGTACTTGCCGGACTTTTCGTACGGCAAGTGCAGCGAGGCGGCGCAGTGTTGGCAGTGCGGTCCGAACGCGAAGTGCAAGGTGGTCAGTGGCCGGAACGGCGGCGTGTACTGTGACTGCTTGCCACCGTTCGTGGGGAAGGGCGGCAACTGCACGTTGGAGACCTGCCAGAGCGTGAACCCGTGTGGCGCGGGCACATGCGTGTCTTTggagaacgcgaaaacgGACTACACATGCAAGTGTAACCCGGGCTTCACGCTCCTTGACAACAGCGCCAAGTCGCTGCCGCCGGTCTGCGTGGACGTGTGTCTGCTGAACAGCTgcggcgaagacgccgcCGTGAAGAAGTGCGTTGCGGGGAACGATGACTACATGTGCATCTGCAACCCGGGGTACCGGCTGGTAACGCTCGCGGGTGGCATTCGCAAGTGCCTGCCCTTCGATCCGTGCGAAGTGAACCCGTGCGGGCCGTCGAACGCTGTGGAAAGCTGCACAGCCGATGGTTTGTCCTACAAATGCACGTGCAAAGAAGGGTACGTCGAGAGGTACACGGAACGCCAGGCAATGTGCATCGAAGAGGCGCGGTGCCACCCGCCGTTCTGCCGAGAAACACCGCCGCCAAAGATTCCCATTCCGACGACGAGCACCACTACCTCGACACCCGGCAGCAACAGCTCGACTTCCCCAAACAAGCCAGGAGACGGCAACGCTGCGGACGACGAAACTGACGTCGCCATGATCGTGGGCGCGAGCGTCGGGGGGGTCGTTggcttcctcgcgctcgcgTGCGTGGCGTACTGGTGCATCCGGTCGCGGAGCGACAAGAATCCCCGGGACGACGCGAAAAACACGGAGAAGGATGAACTCATCCCCCGAACTCGAGAAGGGATCTTCGGCGACCTGGTCGACGACGAGGGAAAACCCCTCGATGACGCCGTCGACGCAGACTgggaaagacgcagaagaactCGCGAGGCCAGTGAAGCGAGCTCGGCAAGCAGTTCAAGCAGCTCCAGTAGCTCCAGTAGCTCCAGCAGTGCCAGCAGCGCCAGCAGCGCCAGCAGTGCCAGCAGTGCCAGCAGATCCTCCAGCCGAGATTCCAGACGAGACAGCGTGAGCACGCGTCGAACCAGCAGCAGCTCTTCGATTGCTTAA
- a CDS encoding microneme protein, putative (encoded by transcript TGME49_275798~Predicted trans-membrane domain (TMHMM2.0):441-464) translates to MSHENAFHPSRMQSFSLRCRPSSLYHAAGSDEEPAAVSTPAAGRTSGVVQAVQRREGKAFAAGQPVRCRALLTRRSSRLLLAGRLHLRSHHALTSIAAVFLMFAAYCPSHIDDLGKSGMFSAKWADAFKLHSSNTESALLQTHSHLMKTDPILPSGSEWICREAYNDEGCGTGHNASLGTTEAYCQEEDCCLASTEKCTRIPGLCAVDSFLLSQYSWGKCNSSQCARCGPNATCGYIASTTTVRGGVYCTCKSPFVGTGASCVVEACKVRNPCGQGTCVPTSEAGKSYKCDCKPGYTEVSTGTSFSTCVDICKQYGCGSEGVQTCIGGIDSHKCVCKQGYRLSEDTARQRCVKNDPCTINPCGPSSAVEKCESQENGIEYKCTCKVGHVVRYVNGTQVCLEEGKPCSPPACSVDPPATTATSTSKPTNQSSGNDGEGVNAGAIAGGVIGGVVGIGICGAGAFFFMKKSQH, encoded by the coding sequence ATGAGCCACGAAAACGCCTTCCATCCTTCGAGAATGCAGAGCTTCTCTTTGCGATGCCGCCCGTCGTCACTCTACCACGCGGCCGGGTCTGACGAGGAACCCGCTGCAGTGTCAACGCCAGCTGCAGGTCGGACCTCCGGAGTTGTCCAAGCAGTCCAACGCCGTGAAGGGAAGGCATTCGCGGCTGGGCAGCCTGTCAGATGCCGAGCTCTGCTGACTCGGCGAAGTTCGCGTTTACTTTTGGCTGGACGGTTGCATTTACGCAGTCATCATGCCTTGACTTCGATTGCCGCAGTCTTCCTCATGTTCGCCGCGTACTGTCCGTCTCACATTGACGACTTGGGTAAGTCAGGGATGTTTTCTGCGAAATGGGCAGATGCGTTCAAACTTCACTCCTCCAATACAGAGAGTGCACTTCTTCAGACGCACTCGCACTTGATGAAAACCGACCCTATCTTGCCTTCGGGGTCGGAGTGGATTTGCCGAGAAGCGTACAACGACGAAGGCTGCGGTACGGGCCACAACGCCTCGCTCGGCACTACGGAAGCGTACTGTCAGGAAGAGGACTGCTGTCTGGCTTCCACAGAAAAGTGCACACGGATTCCGGGGTTGTGCGCCGTTGACAGCTTCCTCCTGTCTCAGTACAGCTGGGGAAAGTGCAACTCGTCTCAGTGTGCGCGCTGCGGTCCGAACGCGACTTGCGGCTACATCGCGAGCACGACAACCGTTCGAGGAGGTGTCTACTGCACCTGCAAGTCTCCCTTCGTGGGGACGGGCGCCTCATGTGTGGTCGAGGCATGCAAGGTGCGCAACCCGTGTGGCCAGGGAACTTGCGTCCCGACCTCGGAGGCGGGCAAGAGCTACAAGTGCGACTGCAAGCCAGGGTACACCGAAGTGTCGACTGGCACTTCCTTCTCGACATGCGTGGACATCTGCAAGCAATACGGCTGCGGGTCAGAAGGCGTCCAGACGTGCATCGGGGGCATCGACTCGCACAAGTGCGTCTGCAAACAGGGCTACCGCTTGAGCGAAGATACTGCGCGCCAGCGGTGCGTGAAAAACGACCCGTGCACCATCAATCCTTGTGGCCCTTCCTCGGCAGTGGAAAAGTGCGAGTCTCAAGAAAACGGGATCGAGTACAAGTGCACCTGCAAGGTCGGTCACGTCGTCCGGTACGTCAACGGCACACAAGTCTGTCTTGAAGAGGGGAAACCGTGCAGCCCTCCAGCCTGCTCTGTGGATCCGCCTGCCACCACTGCTACCTCGACTTCGAAACCCACGAACCAGAGCAGCGGAAATGACGGCGAAGGGGTAAACGCCGGCGCAATTGCTGGCGGGGTCATTGGGGGCGTCGTCGGCATCGGGATCTGTGGCGCTGGGGCGTTTTTCTTCATGAAAAAGTCGCAACACTGA
- a CDS encoding hypothetical protein (encoded by transcript TGME49_275760~Signal peptide predicted by SignalP 2.0 HMM (probability 0.804) with cleavage site probability 0.595 at residue 47~Predicted trans-membrane domain (TMHMM2.0):24-47), with amino-acid sequence MHRSVTTAASRIPCQLRRVSRQTPLRLVLSVALVFVCFLPFFSRVFGPGLPGAAPASPGEENLLFRVRSFSLFTTLRDGGCVAAAEPAKTGVDVSRVSPKRSVSSSTPDASADPWLPSLDLVIPENQDKRETVYDVLASVENTPSDNLFFAIARDVVNTYQLTKPFLDEFLRLQQQQRAKQRAKNVEAIEDAGGIATNALSTNPKFPLSFTTPWGSEGDNENSWKIKKKRSGEKEAKNSQERRKNVRDRGDSDEEGRGKPHKSKILFGHQTGTARLLSATHEVDNEVSKRGKQKQIIH; translated from the exons ATGCACCGTTCTGTCACGACCGCGGCATCTAGGATCCCCTGTCAGCTCCGCCGGGTGTCCCGTCAGACGCCGCTTCGACTCGTCCTCTCCGTGGCGCTGGTTTTCgtgtgtttccttcctttcttttcgcgcGTATTCGGCCCTGGCCTCCCCGGCGCTGCCCCCGCTAGTCCGGGGGAAGAAAACCTTCTTTTCCGCGTCAGGTCCTTCAGCCTTTTTACCACCCTCCGAGATGGTGGCTGTGTCGCTGCCGCGGAACCTGCCAAGACGGGGGTGGACgtctcgcgcgtttctccgaAACGTTCTGTGAGCTCCTCCACTCCAGACGCGAGCGCAGATCCCTGGCTGCCTTCGCTCGACTTGGTCATTCCAGAAAACCAAGACAAACGCGAAACGGTGTACGACGTGCTCGCAAGCGTGGAGAACACTCCAAGCGACAACCTGTTCTTTGCGATTGCGCGAGACGTCGTCAACACGTACCAACTGACGAAGCCGTTTCTCGACGAGTTTCTTCGGTTACAGCAGCAACAGCGCGCGAAacaaagagcgaaaaacgtCGAGGCGATCGAGGACGCTGGAGGAATCGCCACAAATGCGCTGTCAACCAATCCCAAATTTCCCCTGTCTTTCACTACCCCGTGGgggagcgaaggagacaacgaaaACTCTTGGAAG AtcaagaagaagcgcagcggagagaaagaagcaaagaacagccaagaaagacgaaaaaatgtgagagacagaggcgacagcgacgaggaaggccgTGGGAAACCTCACAAATCAAAAATTCTCTTCGGGCACCAGACAGGAACTGCCAGGCTGTTATCTGCGACGCACGAGGTGGACAATGAAGTGTCGAAACgcggaaaacagaaacaaatCATTCATTGA
- a CDS encoding hypothetical protein (encoded by transcript TGME49_275795), translating into MWSHGVVCEHAEQGPWHSGAKKSHFAMTQMAPVCFNALFRVSQERYVQVVPLCCAENIPSWETEPLRPVTERRHSGNGDATEARKRARRARRVPKGKRPLSRNLSGKRLGLTQLSLGKGCQDCVAHGSTKDT; encoded by the exons ATGTGGTCGCACGGCGTAGTCTGCGAGCACGCCGAGCAAGGGCCTTGGCACTCGGGGGCTAAGAAGTCGCACTTTGCAATGACACAGATGGCACCAGTGTGTTTCAACGCTTTATTCCGAGTTTCTCAAGAAAGGTACGTGCAGGTAGTTCCGCTATGTTGCGCTGAGAATATTCCCTCCTGGGAAACTGAGCCTTTGCGACCGGTCACCGAGCGACGACACAGCGGCAACGGCGATGCCACTGAGGCACGGAAGAGAGCTCGGCGCGCCCGGAGAGTACCGAAGGGAAAACGACCTCTTTCGCGAAACTT GTCGGGAAAAAGGCTTGGTTTGACGCAGCTCTCACTCGGGAAAGGCTGCCAGGACTGCGTGGCACACGGCAGCACGAAAGATACCTGA
- a CDS encoding hypothetical protein (encoded by transcript TGME49_275780) yields the protein MDASEDRKQNSEEAGEEREPALGRPTTKACHEHCGSARQTGEKLLFAEERSMLPGTACGRATPESACTPRRRPRSPGEEDGMARAAAQTAPFSSTACGQVWRPRAERESQVSSLCPHQATERESHEDRTGETLQKLTLSNEANRRRCSSQENTVDSSSSSFPSSSSSLSSSSSFSSSSASISASFSASCASFSPLSDPECRRKRRRVQNTIDALPDDLLCEMLLFLPFDEVGASIPLVSRRFCRLALLPYIWTFFYASAFSPAVSSPASSAKSSKAARSSPASLHSRVSSVSSPVPQSSGERLSLDSSSSPDFVRLSSSLHPSFSSRAGGRQSRRELAEAREREEAEAAAARAAAEEICFVEMEAAMRLGRDRAALLSLQRQTRVEPVRNAESLPREDRTDKEESLFSLPVPPPPRAVAALLTHCHVQRLQRLHALRDQQAFLKKQKDEGRLWGAVHAVQGERSQPHLQSVPWWSPSYRQMGGSAFAQSGGRRSVGEGAEARSLVKAVGGEALRDHRRNASASGFSLSDYLFFTDDGEPSELKEVDARKSPRVESSLSPASGEAAASSGDPRERGAEGRCGDEYPCVSSPRLPRDRTDPQRSRAANGDAGAAAGDARARERTDSGCGDKTVKAETPETRGEKKEEETRRPGENEGAGEPCGDAEMDEDQFVELLFGRETSSCSTSASPRHGQEGTVDHAALSESPPARMQSANRSSSPAAACGESTTTSADASLLAHPAQLAARRFAATPPASLSEALRLWKASWSDSAAFSAHTADGEAAEKSARASTAAGEAVRSDKGSTHADEPAVSVTSETFEKSRASASHVCHGRTCDIWSIPQFELYLCRDSGAFHCCGLRCDRMVPSDSDVGFLVCPVSGLMVDPALINAWTARELQSAPAALLDFGACGRSRESDALRLRSAELMNELVVATYVTEQQAGADDDDEMAGIGGMFGRFWTAGYMAEHEGEILRPKKRCKYT from the coding sequence ATGGACGCctcagaagacagaaagcagaacTCGGAGGAAGCTGGCGAAGAGCGGGAGCCTGCCTTGGGAAGaccgacgacgaaggcgtGTCATGAGCACTGTGGATCCGCAAGACAAACCGGAGAAAAGCTGCTtttcgcagaagaaagaTCGATGCTGCCTGGAACAGCTTGTGGGAGGGCGACGCCCGAATCTGCGTGTACACCTCGCAGGAGGCCTCGCTCACcaggagaggaggacggGATGGCGCGCGCAGCTGCGCAGACTGCGCCTTTTTCCTCAACTGCCTGCGGCCAGGTCTGGCGTCCTCGCGCTGAGCGAGAGTCTCaagtgtcttctctctgtccccatcaagcgactgagagagagagtcacGAAGACCGGACAGGCGAGACGCTGCAGAAACTCACACTCTCCAACGAAGCTAACCGCAGACGATGCTCCAGTCAAGAAAACACTGTTGAttcatcttcctcctctttcccttcctcttcgtcttcgctctcctcgtcctcctctttttcttcttcctctgcttcgatttctgcttccttttctgcctcctgtgcttcgttctctcctttgtctgaTCCAGAGTGTCGACGGAAGCGTCGGCGCGTGCAAAACACGATTGACGCTTTGCCGGACGACCTTCTTTGCGAAATGCTTTTGTTTCTACCGTTCGATGAAGTGGGTGCCTCCAttcctctcgtctcgcgTCGCTTCTGTCGTCTAGCGCTTCTGCCCTACATCTGGACGTTCTTCTACGCGAGTGCGTTCTCCCCtgcagtctcttctccggctTCCTCTGCGAAATCTTCGAAAGCAGcgcgctcttctccagcctctctccactcaAGGGTGTCTTCTGTCAGTTCTCCTGTCCCACAGTCCTCTGGAGAACGACTCTCTCTTgactcgtcttcctcccctgattttgttcgtctctcgtcttctctacatccttcgttttcttctcgggCGGGAGGGCGGCAGAGTCGTCGCGAACTCGCTGAGGCGcgggagcgagaagaggcagaagcggcggcggcgagagCTGCAGCTGAAGAGATCTGTTTCGTGGAGATGGAGGCAGCCATGCGTCTAGGCCGCGACCGCGCGGCTCTCTTGAGTCTACAGCGGCAGACGCGCGTGGAGCCTGTACGGAACGCGGAGTCTTTGCCGCGAGAAGATCGCACTGACAAGGAGGAatcgctgttctctctccccgttccgccgccgccgcgaGCCGTCGCCGCGCTCCTCACCCACTGCCACGTCCAGCGCCTTCAACGCCTCCACGCCCTCCGAGATCAGCAAGCGTTcctgaagaagcaaaaggacGAGGGGCGACTGTGGGGGGCGGTGCACGCTGTTCAAGGAGAGAGGTCCCAGCCGCATCTGCAGTCGGTGCCTTGGTGGTCACCGAGTTATCGTCAGATGGGCGGCAGCGCGTTTGCACAGAGCGGGGGGCGACGCAGCGTCGGCGAGggagcagaggcgaggagTCTTGTGAAGGCTGTGGGCGGCGAGGCGCTGCGAGACCACCGGCGGAACGCGTCGGCTTCTGGGTTCTCCCTGAGCGACTACCTGTTCTTCacagacgacggagagccGAGCGAGTTGAAGGAAGTCGACGCGCGGAAGTCACCGCGCGTGGAGAGCAGCCTGTCGCCTGCATcgggagaggcggcggccTCAAGCGGCGACCCCCGAGAGCGAGGCGCCGAGGGTCGCTGCGGAGACGAATACCCCTGCGTTTCATCTCCCAGGCTTCCCCGAGACAGAACGGATCCGCAGAGAAGTCGCGCTGCGAACGGAGACGCCGGGGCTGCAGCTGGGGACGCCcgcgcgcgagagcgaaCCGACTCAGGTTGTGGAGACAAAACAGTGAAAGCGGAGACGCCAGAGacaaggggagagaaaaaggaggaagagactaGGCGGCCAGGCGAGAACGAGGGCGCAGGCGAACCTTGCGGGGACGCCGAGATGGACGAAGACCAATTCGTGGAGCTGCTGTTCGGACGCGAAACTTCGTCCTGCTCCacgtctgcgtcgccgcgCCACGGACAGGAAGGCACCGTCGATCACGCGGCTCTGTCCGAGTCACCGCCTGCCCGCATGCAGTCGGCAAACCGCAGCAGTTCGCCCGCAGCCGCCTGCGGCGAGTCGACCACGACGTCTGCAGACGCGAGTCTCCTGGCGCACCCGGCGCAGTTGGCGGCGCGGCGTTTTGCGGCGACGCCGCCGGCGTCTCTGAGCGAGGCGCTGCGCCTGTGGAAAGCCTCTTGGAGCGACTCCGCCGCCTTTTCTGCACACACAGCCGACGGTGAAGCCGCTgagaagagcgcgagagcaAGCACGGCGGCGGGCGAGGCCGTGCGCTCAGATAAAGGATCAACTCATGCAGACGAACCGGCGGTGTCAGTGACATCAGAGACGTTCGAGAAGTCGAGGGCGAGTGCGAGTCACGTCTGTCACGGACGCACTTGCGACATTTGGAGCATTCCGCAGTTCGAGCTGTACCTGTGTCGGGACTCGGGGGCGTTCCACTGTTGCGGACTTCGCTGCGACCGCATGGTTCCGTCCGACTCCGACGTCGGCTTCCTCGTTTGTCCGGTCTCCGGTTTGATGGTCGACCCAGCGCTGATCAACGCGTGGACGGCGCGCGAGCTGCAGAGTGCGCCCGCGGCGCTGCTCGACTTTGGCGCATGCGGCCGATCAAGGGAAAGCGATGCACTCAGACTCCGGTCCGCGGAGCTTATGAACGAACTGGTGGTCGCGACCTACGTGACGGAGCAGCAAGCAGGCGCAGATGACGATGACGAAATGGCGGGGATCGGCGGCATGTTTGGACGGTTCTGGACTGCGGGGTACATGGCGGAACACGAAGGCGAAATCCTGAGACCCAAAAAACGGTGTAAGTACACCTAA
- a CDS encoding hypothetical protein (encoded by transcript TGME49_275770~Predicted trans-membrane domain (TMHMM2.0):29-52:131-151) — protein sequence MSNYVFVHCCIDSSVLSACLRPSVFAMKEIAFFLLPLGGILSFLLCLPIQCVQRACISFASLQLSLGRVSLRLSATCFLYSLLRFVHVCTRVARDASPQSAGLGASGASHPNAGAGLALDVRRQAQVLRHQRNFWITLSAVFVWLFVWWLAKLLRWYWRSLAAKQKEVETLRAQVALFTRRNLSAPLAENGSETAKKSEETAKKSEETAKKSEETAKKGKEKRGDAERDGETLEKNSKVQEVELTALERQKADGCREEKNEAKERAGSNETRQRLLYRENADARTLGVID from the coding sequence ATGAGCAACTACGTCTTTGTACACTGTTGTATAGATTCATCTGTATTATCTGCGTGTCTGAGGCCTTCCGTGTTTGCGATGAAGGAAATTGCGTTTTTTTTGTTGCCTCTGGGCGGCATCCTGTCGTTTCTTTTGTGTCTGCCGATCCAGTGCGTgcagcgcgcatgcatttcgtttgcctcgctgcagctgtctctgggtcgcgtttctctgcgcctctcggcGACATGTTTCCTCTACTCGCTCCTGCGCTTCGTTCACGTTTGCACGCGCGTGGCGCGCGACGCCAGTCCCCAATCCGCGGGCCTCGGGGCTTCGGGGGCCTCGCACCCGAACGCGGGGGCAGGTCTTGCGCTGGACGTCCGGCGGCAGGCGCAGGTCCTGCGTCACCAAAGAAACTTCTGGATTACTCTCtccgccgtcttcgtctggcTCTTCGTGTGGTGGCTGGCGAAGCTGCTGCGGTGGTACTGGAGGTCGCTggcggcgaagcagaaagaagtcgAGACTCTCAGGGCGCAGGTCGCTCTCTTCACTCGCAGGAACTTGTCGGCGCCTCTCGCCGAAAACGGCAGCGagactgcgaagaagagcgaggagactgcgaagaagagcgaggagactgcgaagaagagcgaggagactgcGAAGAAGGGCAAGGAGAAgcgtggagacgcagagagggacggagagactctggagaagaacagcaaaGTTCAAGAGGTGGAACTGACTGCattggagagacagaaggcagacggttgccgcgaagagaagaacgaggcaaaagagagagcgggAAGCAAtgaaacgcgacagagactCCTTTAcagggaaaacgcagacgcacGAACTCTTGGAGTGATCGACTAA